A single Arachidicoccus sp. BS20 DNA region contains:
- a CDS encoding lmo0937 family membrane protein encodes MRSILWLVAVICIIVWLLGILGVIVGIGTSYLIHILLVIAVIIVLYNIISGRKPLD; translated from the coding sequence ATGAGAAGTATTCTATGGTTAGTTGCGGTTATCTGCATTATCGTTTGGCTCTTAGGTATTTTAGGCGTAATAGTCGGCATCGGTACGAGCTATTTGATACACATCTTATTAGTTATTGCGGTAATTATAGTTCTGTACAATATTATTTCAGGCAGGAAACCTTTGGATTAA